The genomic segment TTGGTGCCAGGTACCTTTTATTGATTTCAACTTTGTTTAATATACTGATATAGGTgtcaatacaaattaaaaaaattacaaagatctaattcaactttttttttccttcagaaatGCTGTTCCTGtttcaaaaaatgaaatagttTACTGTTCAAATTTGAAGCTACTGATATCTAAAATATCATGTAATTATTTATAAGAACTTGAAGATTAGCACTGGAAATGACATCAAGGTGCCACTAGTTGATGTCATCAACACAGAGTAAATGTTCAGAAACATGATAAGAAAAACTTAAACTCCTGCAATTGAAATGTTTTCAAAACATGGCACTTTATTGTGTAAGTTACTATATTAAGTGGCTTAGGTCAAGTTCGATCGTGGGTGTCCTACAAGACAATTAACCCTTGACAGGTTGTTGAGGGTTTCTGTGCAAATCTGCCACCATCACATTGTcaaagcctcatatctcagaaaccatttgatcCCTCTGAATCCCTGACTAGTATAGTTAAAGgctctgtccacactacataaccgatctcaagaACCGTTCTCAAAAACTTttgaattaatccagctcaaagcattCACACTAAAGTACcctttcatgtttagtcgggcttaatgcgtacaaacactattaaaatagtttgcaaTGAACTGTGGGACTTAacatgacattatcccaccatgcactgtattttaggtttatatggagcccgtgcccatGGAAGACATAACGCTTCTTAGCATGGATgctatggctttgtttcttaaaaatacAAGGTACATTTTTATCATAATTTGTGTGTGtttcgttttgaactctgaagttctccttgactgatttcatcgctccagatatcaatgtgccttgatttcggcatctgatcccaacgctccatgatccaccattttacaacaagcttcAGAAATTGAATACGGTACGgcagtattgatagtcgttctcaactccttcagatGCCTGTTCTGaggactgtatttgtaatgtccacccGCCAAAAAATATCAGAaaacattttgggatattggagaaTACACAAAatatgtagttcggtattacagcatccacacttctgacaaagcGCACtacctgaggtggtctcgagtctggtattaaatgctgcatagtgtaaccgtatttagcacttttaagtcagattaaaggcaactaatatggtttaaaggcatagtgtggacagggcctaaattcCATTTTGAAACTTCACCAGAGCAAATGTTTGAGCCTCTTATATTTCAGTGAGACACTGCCTGTGATACAAATGTGGAGCACTTGTTGGATTCTAATCACTAACTCATGTTTTTTTAGTTAATCTCGATGGGGTTTGTATTTCCTTtctgataaaacaaaacagatttataGAACTACCTTTGAATTAAAGTGCTTTGAGAAATTTGTGACGTTTTGCTGAAACAGCACTGAACCTTcagaaaatataataaacaataaagtaTATAATATCTTGCCGATGATTACATctattttatattatgtattttatgtatagaAAATCCACGAGCGAAAACCTGTATTAAAGAATTCAAAATGCTATTGTTTATCAATGTGCACAAAAACCAGCATTACACaggatctgttttatttttttttatgttgtattgtgcCATCGTCGTATATTTTCTCCAGTGGCAGTCAAAGTGATACCTGTTGTCTGTAAATTGTTCAACATTGGTCTCCTCTGGGAAAGGAAGGTCACTTTATCTGGCAACTTTTGAAGCAACTATGGACATTAAAGAAATGTGCCTGCAGGAAATGTCGTGGTATTCTATTTATTTACTTCCTTTAACTAACATGCTGTACATGCTGGTTAAATTAAAACTTTCAAACACAAATAGATTGGTTTAGTCACATTAAAAGTGACATGCCAGTGCTGTACACTTATCAATTTGGTTATTTCTCTTCTTAACTCATAGCATGCCAGCTTGATAACATGTCATAGTCATACCTTCATGTGCAGTATCCTATTGAGTATTAGATGATGTAATTTTCCTGCAATTGTACAATAAATTTAATGACCAAATATGATTTGATCTCCAGTGAATATCGAGACATGATTCGTTTAGGGGTTCCCTTATATATTAGCCAGCATTCCCTGCTTTTCTAGGACAGGCACAGATTTCAGAGATAAGGTTCTGCCATAACAATTTTGAGAGGTTGgtatacatttctttcttttgcgtactattgttttattatttcagtaATTGTGCCAGGTTACTGCACATGCATGCTCACCATGACTACAGAACTTTTAGAGGACAATGAGACATTACACTAATATTTCCTTTAAAGTGAGTGTGCATGTATTGTAATCAGCTcggtttaaatgtgtataatgtagttcatgtttttgtgtttttctttttatacagACATAATTAGTCGGCTTAATGTTTCagaaacgtattattattattattattattattattattattattattattattattattattattttaacaggtGGAAAAACATGGACACGCAGGTTGGAACCACCGCATCGGTCCAAAACGCTACCTTTGTGCGGCCAGTTGGGTTTTACATCAGAGGTTTTATTGCTTTGCAGCACAccgattattattttatattcctGTCAATTGTTTACATTGCAACATTGTTAGCAAACTTTCTGATCATGTCAATAATTTGGTTTGCAGACAGCCTGCATACACCAAAGTACTTTGCAATTTTTAGCTTAGCCGTGGTGGATGTAAGTTACAGTACAGCACTTATTCCAAAATCGATCGATGCGTTTCTTTTCAATGCCAGATTTGTTTTTTATGATACCTGCTTAACGCAGAtgttttttgtacattatttttcttcGATGGAATCATTTGCTCTCTCTGTTTTAGCTTATGACAGGTTAATAGCTATCTGCTTTCCCCTGAGAAGCAATACACTCAACTCAAACACAAAAATGGTTTTAGTTATAATTGTTTCCTGGGCAATTCCTTTCATTGTAATGATGATCACTGTCGCTCTCATAAATCGATTGTCATTCTGTAAGTCTACGATCATTAACAGCTACTTTTGTGATCACGGACCAGTTTTTAAAAATGCTTGCAGTGATTATTCTGCTAATTGGTTTATGGCTGCATTTGGTatcgttgttttattttttctccctTTGGCTTTCATTATGTTGTCATATGTGTGCATTATATTTGCCCTCTTGAAGATTGCATCGGCAGAAGGAAGACGTAAAGCATTTAAAACTTGCACAAGTCATTTAACCTTAGTAGCAGTATTTTATATACCGCTGTTAGTGACCTATATCATAGCGTGGGTAAACGTGACTATCGACACAGATACCAGAATTCTTAACACATCTCTGTCTGCTACTATACCTCCTCTCCTTAATCCAATTATATACACCTTAAAGACTGAAGAAATTAtggagcaaataaaaaaatatttcagaaatCGAACAATTAACACTGTAAGTTGAtcaagtgctttttttttcttgttaaatatGAATATTCAAAGTGTACGTTAATTTAAACTAGTTAGCCATGAGTATAATGCATTTTTGAGTATTGTATTCCTGTA from the Acipenser ruthenus chromosome 9, fAciRut3.2 maternal haplotype, whole genome shotgun sequence genome contains:
- the LOC117406254 gene encoding olfactory receptor 4E2-like, which translates into the protein MDTQVGTTASVQNATFVRPVGFYIRGFIALQHTDYYFIFLSIVYIATLLANFLIMSIIWFADSLHTPKYFAIFSLAVVDVSYSTALIPKSIDAFLFNARFVFYDTCLTQMFFVHYFSSMESFALSVLAYDRLIAICFPLRSNTLNSNTKMVLVIIVSWAIPFIVMMITVALINRLSFCKSTIINSYFCDHGPVFKNACSDYSANWFMAAFGIVVLFFLPLAFIMLSYVCIIFALLKIASAEGRRKAFKTCTSHLTLVAVFYIPLLVTYIIAWVNVTIDTDTRILNTSLSATIPPLLNPIIYTLKTEEIMEQIKKYFRNRTINTVS